In Nymphalis io chromosome 13, ilAglIoxx1.1, whole genome shotgun sequence, the genomic stretch AGacatttatagttaatttaaataatattcaaataacatgTGTTTTGAGAGGTCAATTAgtgagatatatttttaataaatgtgttCATATAAATTGTCatcattataaattgtaatgttttgtggcttaagcatattttttttgtatttgtttccaggtacaataacatttataattggCTTCACGGGATGCGTGGGTGCCTTGCGTGAGAATACGTGCCTATTAGCTTGTGTTAGTATAattgttgtattaatttatcGGCCTtaacatgaaattaattaattattcatactatttgtatacaaatagttcttaaaaaaatgtattctatattaaataatattttactattctCTATTTGAAATTGGTAATAAagttattagaattaaaaaaaaaaaaaaaaaaacaaaatatttcataaatttgtGTATAAGAGtagtgttttgttttgtaatctattttttttaaatgtaggttATGTACACTTGTATCTTTTCGTGGTGTATattgttgattttatatattattataatataaagaaatgtgcaaaatattgataataatgatgTATTTCATATGGATTATTATGTCTAGATGTAGTAAATATTGTTATCGGTAGAAATTATTTGTGTAATTCACAGAATGGTTTTTGTTTTCAGTATGCAGTATTCCTCGCTCTTCTTCTATTGGCAGAAATGACGGCTGGGATATTGTTCTTTGTGTTTAAGGATTGGgtaaatagaatttttttttaatataacgattACTAAtgtatcgaaaaaaaaatatactgtattACTGTTTGTTCAAATATAGTTGTGCAATATACACGGCAATTGTTTCAGATAAAACAACAAGCGACAAGCGGTTTTCAGACGTTCATCACACATTATAGAGAAGATCCCGATCAGCAGAATTTGATTGACTGGATCCAAGAAGATTGggtttgttaaaaaatgtttttattatcttcaGAAGCTAAGGACACACTTGTTCTTTTtcgaatttgaaatttaattttgaaataacatttttcacATCGACTTCATTGTTAATGGCAATTTAAGGAATTTATAATAGATAACAGAACAAATATGGTGGTAgagcattgtgcaagctcgcctgggagATACCAcacgctcatcagatattctaccgcaaaacagcagtacttggtattgttgtgttccggtttgaaggtcgagtgagccagtgtaattacaggcacaagggacataacatcttagttcccaaggttggtggagcatggtgatgtaagcgatggttaacatttctttaacTTAATTAGTTGTTAAATACGTCTTTTGAACATAAGATGAATATTCAACTGTTACCTAAACTTGACTAAGGGcaaaagaaatatatgaatgatgatcatacatatattattataatataatatatagaatatcctgggacattattcacacaaggccatctgatcccaaattaagcagagctcgtactatggaaaccagacaactgatatactacatatactacttttcttttgtaaatacatacttatatagataattacaaccagactcaggacaaacagacatgtctaTACACACAAATGTGACCTGTGATGCGAAAGCCCACCATCTACCAAtcatgccaaccggctcgtcattatacgtgattattattttcagcTTCAATGTTGTGGTGTCGAAGGTCCCCGGGATTGGGATCGTAACGCCTACTTCAACTGTTCAAGTGGCGCGGTCGGGTCCCGCGAAGCGTGCGGTGTGCCTTTCAGCTGCTGTCGGAATAAACCGCAGGACATCATAAGGAATAAACAGTGCGGATATGACGTCAGGAAACCTACTTACGTGAGTCTATTGATAACATTATTaagaataacataatatttttgtacaaaggAACTACAGCAACATTTGgagtttaatatttactatttatatattgtaagtaaatagGAAGTATAATTGCAAAAGgtcgtatgtaaatattatagtatttaaaaagatatGAAAACTTATGCGctcatcatattttattattatagtattatttttttgtgtatagataatgtattaagtattaattttataaataaaaagtacagcAACTTAAGACCTTTTGCTTTATCACAAGGAAATAACTTACGTTCAAAATCACGTTACTTTTTGTATCCACGATAAATGCATCCATTACTTTAACATTTAAAGGACATTGTAACTGCGATTAGATTTATTTGATTGGTTTTTGTCTTCATAATTTTCTTggcataaaatttatatgttcaAAAGTTGTGTCAAGAAGTTTTCGTACCAATCAGAAGACGTGGAAACTAGTTTTTGGTGTAACTTAAATCTTAATACAAAGTATCATTTATAAGGGCGAGAAGATCAAGATCTAGAGACGGCCGATAGAGGGCAGTCCTTTAGACATCGTCGAAAACgtataaattagtattaaatcCCGCCTAGGAAAGAAACAGTTATGTATCTGCATTAATTCGAGTATATGATAATCTTTGCATGACAAAAGTTCAGGATGGGTAAACGAAATTATCTAAAGCAGTGTTGTTATAGTCTAGATTTAGATCAAAGAAGAAGAAAAGATTAGAacatgtttgttattttatttacaatgttttcTGTGGAATTTTCGACCTTGTATCTTGAAATAGCTGTCAGAATTAAGCAAAATTTCGCATGCGTACAAATCAAAGTTTCATAGCCTTCGGATAAATGGTGTACGAACGTGAAAGGTacaagaaacatttattttcatttcaaatataaatatagcaagGGAGTGAGCGCGTGATCCACGAGCGCGGATGTCTGGTCGCGGGGGAAGACTGGCTTCAGCGACATTTCGCATCCGTCGCGGCCGCAGTACTGGGACCGCTCGCATTAAAGGTTCCCAGTGACCCTCGTTAAATTTAAGCATTTTATGCGTAATTTTTGTGGAATTGcactgcttttttttaaattgttactgGATAATAAAGCGGAATCGTCCGTTAAGTTTGTAGTTGCGCTGTCATTTTGTTGCGTCACAACCGCTTTAGGAAAAGTAGTCTACTTAATATATTGATGTGTATTTCGTTTGTGATGCACAGCTTACTCAAAaattataccaatatatacACTTACAAGGTAAGGTAAGTTATAAGCGTTCGTTACGGTCGCGAGTTGaaacttaatttgttattagattttataatttatatttttgataggGGACAGAAGTCGACCCAAAAGTTGGTTTTCATTTTGTCTTTGTATGTGTATTGGTCACTTCTggcaatttaaattgtaataattggaatatatgtatattgtatatacagtCTGTTATATAGGCAGTGCGATTTGCAATCATTCTGTGTAAGTATGCGTGCCTGTTTCTATTGCACACACACCTACCCACCGATAGTAAGTATTGTTATTAACGGTAGTTTAATTGATGAGTTTGAATGAGTCCAGCTAGTATATCTATCAGGCTGTACAAAGCCTTGCAACCAAAAGTGAAACTTTGATTTATcttcttaatttatatgttttctttGGAACTTTTCCAATTTGTTTCTTCTGAGTGAAACCAGCAACACGCTTAGACGATTGACATTAAGCGATTTTTTTTCCAACGGACAGATCTAATGTACGTTATTGATATAAATGACAAACATTTGTCTGTCTGTATTAATACTGTAATTATTTGCACTTAGCTCGTGttgttatttacatttagttttcttttgttCTAGAGTTTTGACATAGCTAAGATAATATATGACAAGGGTTGTCTAGAGGCTG encodes the following:
- the LOC126772719 gene encoding tetraspanin-5 isoform X1, with the translated sequence MPSIRKYRRDTTEVSCCLKYVIFGVNVLFWFLGLIVLAVGIWAWTEKDTFNNLSRLTNIALDPAFILICVGTITFIIGFTGCVGALRENTCLLACYAVFLALLLLAEMTAGILFFVFKDWIKQQATSGFQTFITHYREDPDQQNLIDWIQEDWLQCCGVEGPRDWDRNAYFNCSSGAVGSREACGVPFSCCRNKPQDIIRNKQCGYDVRKPTYSFDIAKIIYDKGCLEAAEEWFDHNLLIVATSAVCTAFAQILGICFAQNLRADIFAQKAKWH
- the LOC126772719 gene encoding tetraspanin-5 isoform X2, with the translated sequence MPSIRKYRRDTTEVSCCLKYVIFGVNVLFWFLGLIVLAVGIWAWTEKDTFNNLSRLTNIALDPAFILICVGTITFIIGFTGCVGALRENTCLLACYAVFLALLLLAEMTAGILFFVFKDWIKQQATSGFQTFITHYREDPDQQNLIDWIQEDWLQCCGVEGPRDWDRNAYFNCSSGAVGSREACGVPFSCCRNKPQDIIRNKQCGYDVRKPTYQGSERVIHERGCLVAGEDWLQRHFASVAAAVLGPLALKSFDIAKIIYDKGCLEAAEEWFDHNLLIVATSAVCTAFAQILGICFAQNLRADIFAQKAKWH